The Triticum urartu cultivar G1812 chromosome 5, Tu2.1, whole genome shotgun sequence genome contains the following window.
ACCTACGGAGTACAGTAATTGTTAACAATAATTTCGTGAAACTGTATCGTAGATGTAACACTAATTGTGAGTCTACAGACAAGTAAGCAGAGGGCTGACAAGACAAGAGCGACGACGTGGGGCCTTGTTGACAAACCTGAGAAAAATGGAGAAGAGAATCTTCTCTTGCATGCAAGACGGCGACGGACCGAAGACTCCTCGTCGGTCGTCGACCGACTATTCGACTGCATGTCTTCTCGCCGGTCAAAGGTGTCGCCACTCACCAGCCTTCACTAACCGTAGAAATTCGGTCATACCAAAGATACGCAAggttaatactccctccgtttcaaattaATCGTTGTAGAAACGAAACTGCTCCACACACGATAAACCATAAACGATCTGTGCACGATTAAAGAATCCACCGGCTGATGCTCGGCCATGAAAAAGATTGCTCGGCTGGATTTAATCATCGGCTGCAAATCGTCCAAATAGTGTCGTCTGAATAGCACTGTTTTTATAAAAATaaatgtatctagaactaaaatacatctaaatACATTTATATCTgggacaagtaattcggaacggagggagtagatctCTCTCTCCTAGGCAAAACGGTCTATAAATACAAACGTGCCTTCTTCGACCAGCAAGCATCACAGCAGGACGTACAATACAAAGCTAGCTGCCTCTCATCAACATGGCCCTCCAAGCTCCGATCATCAACATGGCGTCCCTGGGCAGCAGAGCTGCCGGCCGCCGTCGTCCCACGATGctccagcagatcgcgctcttcGTCGTCGTCGCGGCGGTCATTATGAACAGCTCCGTCTGCGTCGGAGCCGCCGGCCACGACGCCGCTGTAGTAGGTCAGTCGACAGTGTCCAGTTGATTCCCTTCAAAACGTGTTCCTTCATTTCCTCGACATTTCTACGATTGGTTAACTAGTTATAATGATCTGCTGAATACCCGTCCAGGCACAGACCCTAACCACCCTGCTTTCCCGTCGCCGCCTGGTAAACCCTACACCGGCGGCCGTGGGTGCCGCACGATTTACGGGTGTCGTGATGTACCACCGGCGGGTGGCCAGCCCTAGATACACCCGTGCACGCACCCATCTGTCAAAATAATGCAAGGAGGCAAGGATCGATCGATATACGGCGACCTAGATGCATATACTATATGCATGCACGCCTCTTCAGCACAAGTTCTTTACTGCCATACAGCACCTTATACACACCAGAAATACCGTATCGTGATGTACTTGTACCTACTTGGACTCGAATAAAACTGGATTATTGCATgtctggattttcatgtgaatgcATGGCCAATTTTTGTGAAGATAAAATTAAGTTTGGTTCGGAATTTACAGACATGCATCGCTGGATAGTGAGTAAATTCAATTTGCGGTAGAGTTGGACTAGCTTCACCCCTTAGATTAGGGCTGCAAACGAGTCGAGTTTGAGCGAGCTGGAGTTGGTTCAGCTCAACTCATATTAAAATTCGAGCGAGCTCAAACTGAGTGAAGCTCATGATTGAGCTGTAGAACACGACTCGTGCTCAGCTTGTAATGATCTTGAGTCGATCTCGAGCTAGTTTCGAACTAAATGAGACGATAAAAATTATAAATTTATGGCAAGTATTCCAAATAGATAAGGAGAAAAACAAGAATATTCCAACTAGATCTTGGGCCAACTGCAATAAATGGTGGTCTTCATGGACGAAAAACAAGAAAACGAAGGTGCATATGCTGGGAATTTTTGTCAAAAACAACAAGATATTTAACACATAGTCGACCACGCGCCATAATTAGCTCTGCACTTAACTAAGCTTCCATGTTTGCTGATAAATAAAATGAAGAAAAAACATGGACATCATATATGGTATCAAATTATCTTATTGCCATTTAATATATGATCACCATTTAACATAATGATATTATGTCGAGCTATCGAGCTAAAATCGAGCGAGTCAATATTGGCTCAAGATCGGCTCGTTTCTCGGTCAAGCTTCATAAAGTGTTCAACCTCAGCTCGTTTCTTTTCGAGTTGATCTCGAATCAAGCCAAAAAAAAACAAGTCGATCTCAGGCGGCTCACAATTCTCGAGCTTTTCTTGCAGCCCTATCTTAGATGGGTCGCATACGTGTAGACCGGACCTCACGATAACCGTGGTCTCCTCTCCCATCAGTTGCACGTGCTCGCTTCATCCCCACATTTGACACACGTTTGTGGGTCAAACGATTTCCCACCAGTTGCGAGTGCTCCCCTTGTCCCTCGGTCATGTTGCCCATGGATCAAACGAGGTAGCGTCGCAGATAGCTAGGACCACTGCCTCCTCTTCTGACGAGGGACCGGACCACGGCCTACTCCCGTGATCGGCGGTACTTGGAGCACAACATGCACTCCTGGCTTGGTAACCATGGACTCATCTCCCAATCTGGGCTTGTCCCTTCTGGTTCTAGCTTGGTTCGATGTCCTAGTTTCCATATGACTTCCATTTCCCCCCTTTTTCTCTTGAAAATAGGGAGGCAATTGTAATTTTATGGTTTCATATAGCTATTAGTGGATTAGTCCTTGTAAGTAATCACATTACGAGGGAAAATGTAACTAAATCCAGAGAAAATAGATATGTTTTGGGTGTGTCATGATCCCTAAGCTTAATCCATACTTTTCTCAAGTATATGTAGGATGATGAAACTAGTTGACTTTTGAAGTTTCATAAAATTTAATGAAATGCTTACATGGCGTGGTGCGCTTCAATCTATCTCTTGTGGATCATTGAAAACACGCCCTCACTCCTTATCTTTAACGTGTTCACCCATGCCTATCCATTAACCCGCTCCGGTGTTACCCTTCGCCTCCGCTGCCACATGCTTCCTCTCCCTACTCCACTACCATCTGCTTCCTCCTCTACCCTATCACTATGCCATATCCGATAACAACCTGAGCAAGTAAAAAAGTCACACGAAAAGGCCCACCCCCTATGTCTTTATGTCATGACTTCACGTtgatgctggcagtgacatggatCGAAGAAGTCAACGAGAACAATCAGCTTCTGAAGCTGATTCTGTTAGGTCTTGTCGCATTTTTAATATGAGCAAAAATTACAAAATCATTGATGGTTTAGTCCCCATACTTGGAAACAGGTTCATCATGGGGAGCCATAAGGTCTCACACCTTGTTGGCCAGATAGTAGGCATCGCCTAGTCGCCCCTCGTCATTCGGAGGTACTCACTTATCACCACCACCGCATGGAAGAAGTTGCCCAGATCGAATTCAATAGTTGTAGACGTATTTCACTTTTTTTACAACCAGTTCGCTTGAACTTCATACAATGGTTGTGGCATTTTATTCCTTTTGGTTTGAGTTTGCTTGCGAACTTGTGCTGAACTATGTACTTCGTTGCTACTTTGATTAATAAAATGTTGTGTGAATCACTTGATGTAGAGACCGAGGTaatcctccttttcaaaaaagAAACTTCATACAAAACAAATAGAAATATAATCCTGTCAAAAAATCGATTTGGCATAAATCCAACATATCTCTCAGGAAAGAGTTTTAGTCTAGTGATTTGAGTTAATAAGTAACTTATCATCGATGCACAAATTAAGAACCTATCGAACCGCCATGCTCAAGGATCTAAGCACGAGTAATGGAGTACATTGATACAGTCCAGAGGTCCTGTGCACAACCGTTTGGCAATCAAGCTTACAGAAAGGCTAAAGCTAGGTTCCATGATGTCGGAACCCTATAAATAAACGGCCGCTACCCTATTTGTCCTATATATAGTCACAAACAAAGGAAAGCAAATTTCGACGTGACAACTCAACCATGTAAAAAAGATAGAAACATTGTTATCCACTATAAATGCATCATTGACATTTTAAAAAACTGTTGTGTAATGCTCATGCACCGTTAAAGCACCAATTCCGGGGGGAAGAGCCACATTCCATCTTCTCCGAAGTAACAACGCTCACAAAATCTTGTCCGGCTAGCATTGTGAGTCTTCATATTGAAGACCTCGCCTGACTCGAGAAGATAAATGGCATCCTCTTCGACATCTCCACAAGGTGCGTAAACAAACTTGGAGTAGTCTGCACTGATGAAGAGTGCTTGACCGCCTCCAAGGCCATTAGCCATTGGTACCCATTTGTGTGTGTTAACATCTGCCATAAATACATCAACCTGGCGAGTGGACATGGTATAATCCGGAAGTATACGCGTGTGTGTCATCACCATGAACAGCTCCTCGATCGCATGACTGGACTAGGTGCCAACTATTGATTTCATTATTGTGGTCATAATGTGTGCAGTTCAGATAATTGTAGTTCTtttcaccatcgtcatcatcatctgCCATTGTTTGCTGGTCTTGATCAAAATCATCGACCACCCCATAATCAGCCCCAGTTTTCACATCCACCGCCACCTCTATCTTCTCGTCTTCCCCATCATCCTCATCATTTGCAACCACGTCAATAGCTACGCCATCTTCCTCCTCCCCCACaacatcgtcatcgtcatcatcactGTCTCTATCATCGTCATCAGAATCAGAAGTAGGCCACCAATCATAATCAAAGTAATCGAGTGGTTGCCGAACCACACGCCTTCCAATGGTAACCATCCGCCTCCCATCCTCATCCAACCCTAGATCAAAGGGGATGAGGTCCTCGGCCTTAGTGACGCCATAGAGTTTGTCTCCAGAGAAGGCAATGTCAACGATATAAATATATGGTTCTGCTCGTGGTTCTGGCAGCCACACACCCTTTCCTGGTAGAATCACGATGAGCGGATGGTCCTCGTTGGTGGTGATGACGGCCATGATGTCATGGGTGGTGGGCCGCATCCGGAACTTGAGGATGTGGTAGGCGCGGTGGACGACCGCGTCAAGCTCGGTGAGAGACACATACTCGAGAGAGAAAATATTGTGCAAGACATAGTTGTGAAAGCAGTAAGTTTCTACTTCATCTTCCCGGACGTATAGGGCTGGAAAAAAAAACGAGTAGCTCGTGACTCGGCTCGAAGCGACTCGAACTCGAAGAATAACGAGCCGAGCCGAGCTTTAGTTTAAGATCGTTTATATACCAAGTTAAGCTCGGTAAAAAAATCAATATTTTTTTGGGGTAGTAAAATACAGTCACTAAACACCTTGCGTCCCAGCACAAGGCCCAGCCGCTCAAGGCCGAGCCACCCAGGAGACTCACACGTACAAGACCACATATGCACATGCTAAATTATCAGTTAATCTTTTTATCGTATTTGTAAGGTCTAATGTTCATATCTTTAACGAGCTTAACAAGCTAAACGAGTCAGCTCGCGAGTTATATGAGTCAAGCCAATCTTGAATTTAAACTCGTTATAGTAACGAGTCGAGTCGAGCTAGCTCATTAATGAAACGAGTTTTAGCGAGTCAAGTCGAGCTGCCTCGACTCGGCTCGAATTCCACCCCTACGGACGTAGATGAGGGTCCGCTCGTAGATGCCAAGGAATAGCCACTCGTTGTCGGAGCCACAGCATCGTGCATTGTCGGGGACGGAGTCAGGGCATTCCCATCTGCTGCCATCCGTGGGAGTGATGAATTCGCCATCAGGGAAGACGATCCATGGTAGCTTGGCCGCCTAGGGGCCATGGCGTCGCACGGCGGCGTGCCATGAACAGCACACGGCACGGGCACGGGTGCGGTCGCCTGGGTAAACGAGTTCGGCGACAACAAGGTCTAGGAGATCTGGAGGAAGGTTGGCCCACGCCGCCGCCATGAGAACAAATAGATTTTTTGATCGAAACTAGTCAAtatgtacgtgcaatgcacgttaatttgaaAGTATAGTAAGTGCATGCAGATATTAAGTAGAATATTATTTGTGTGTTATTATATGATTACATTATATTTGgtatgaaattaactgcacgctaaacatGTTGAGTGCTCGACATTGAAACAGTCTAGGTCGTTAgattgacatgatttgatggCCGAGATTAATTAGATCTGGCTCTTTGAGCTTTTTTTAATAATATAGATATAGATTAGTGATAGGATTACCGAAAACGCAGGGAGACAGAGGCATGCACGTCGCGGGCTGGCAATCTCTTGTACTGGTGGTAGTTTCTTTTTTTTGCCGGATTAGGTTACTACTTACTAGTGGTAGTTTCCAATTAGAACGTCCTCCATCTAATGCATGCATGATTTGTTCACTTGCGTCTAATAGGATTGGCTGGTTGCTAAGCTCATGGGCGATGTAAGCTTTTTTTTATTTTAGTATAAAGCTAGCCATGATAGTCTTTCTAAAAAACTTATTATAATTCCCTTTTTCCTTCTCTGATTGGCTTTTTTGGAGGAAATCTTCTCTGATTGGCTTTAATTGAATATTACACTACACATCACGGAGAGAGATGGATTTACCAGTTATACATTCCACTGATGGAAAGGCTAAAAATCTGACGTCAAAATTTTACGCATAGCAAATCAAATGTTTTTTATGGTAAGTTGTGTTTGCCAAAAATGGCAAGTTTAGTTGACGAGTATGAGAAATCCGCCTATGTTTATTCTTTACCAGGAAATTGCCATGCTCATTGCCATGAAAAGCATTCATTGCCCAAAAAATCTAACGTTCGCTGGATATCCGGATCCACTAACAGATGATCATGATGCTTGTATGTCATACGTGCATGAAAAGGAATTCAAACACATATGTTACTGTTGAAGAGTTTCTTCTATGGAAAACAGAGTAGTCTTCAACAGACTAAAAAACAGTCGCGCGTCCACCGCCTCCTTTGTGCTCCACGTGTCCCTGTGACCTGC
Protein-coding sequences here:
- the LOC125555589 gene encoding protein WIR1A-like codes for the protein MALQAPIINMASLGSRAAGRRRPTMLQQIALFVVVAAVIMNSSVCVGAAGHDAAVVGTDPNHPAFPSPPGKPYTGGRGCRTIYGCRDVPPAGGQP